The Halalkalibaculum roseum genome window below encodes:
- a CDS encoding sensor histidine kinase, which produces MNAQKNRKGLFSRELQLTLLLWVIYLIIPYLVVPERYAYSLAPSELAIKASYLMLALLNNYVLIPRFLHKSKYALFSLLVLATIALGALFEESILEYLFFPDTRGAELTMSGLQWSASKIGFVLILFSTFKLIWDYQKKQQQMNELENEKIASELKFLKSQVNPHVLFNNLNNIYSYALEKSEKVPEMLLKLSDIMRYMLNEEENQFVRLDKEIRYLEDFIELQKLRLEGRGDVSLTVTGNPENYSIAPLLLVAFVENSFKHSMQTEVDNIVIDIKLDITDGMLNFVSRNSYSEDGGPSLANKNGRETGIGLQNVKKRLKLIYHDKHNLNISKENNFFVVELSLDLSVNEPEMFDH; this is translated from the coding sequence ATGAACGCACAAAAAAATCGAAAAGGGCTCTTCTCCCGAGAACTGCAACTGACACTTTTACTCTGGGTGATATACCTGATCATTCCTTACCTGGTGGTTCCGGAGCGATATGCTTACAGCCTTGCTCCCTCTGAACTCGCTATTAAAGCAAGCTACTTAATGCTGGCTTTGCTCAACAATTACGTGCTTATCCCCCGTTTTTTGCACAAAAGCAAATATGCACTGTTCTCCCTGCTGGTTCTTGCAACAATTGCTCTTGGAGCACTTTTTGAAGAGTCAATACTCGAATATCTCTTTTTCCCGGATACGCGGGGAGCAGAATTGACAATGTCGGGACTGCAGTGGTCTGCTTCCAAAATAGGCTTCGTGCTTATTCTGTTCAGTACCTTTAAACTGATTTGGGATTACCAGAAAAAGCAGCAGCAGATGAACGAGCTTGAAAACGAAAAAATAGCCAGTGAACTTAAATTCCTGAAGTCGCAGGTAAATCCTCATGTGCTGTTTAATAATCTGAATAATATCTACTCCTACGCACTGGAGAAGTCGGAAAAAGTGCCGGAAATGTTGCTGAAACTCTCGGACATTATGCGCTATATGCTCAATGAGGAGGAAAACCAGTTTGTGAGACTCGATAAGGAAATTCGATACCTCGAAGATTTTATAGAGCTGCAGAAACTTCGGCTGGAAGGTAGGGGGGATGTTTCCCTGACGGTAACCGGCAACCCGGAAAATTACAGTATTGCACCTCTCTTACTGGTAGCTTTCGTGGAAAACAGTTTTAAACACAGTATGCAGACAGAAGTGGATAATATTGTTATAGATATCAAGCTGGATATCACTGATGGGATGCTTAACTTTGTTTCGCGTAACTCCTATTCGGAAGATGGCGGACCTTCATTGGCAAATAAAAACGGTCGCGAAACGGGTATAGGTTTACAAAACGTAAAGAAACGTTTAAAATTGATTTACCACGATAAGCACAACCTGAACATATCCAAGGAAAATAATTTCTTTGTTGTTGAACTGTCATTAGATCTTAGTGTAAATGAACCTGAAATGTTTGATCATTGA
- a CDS encoding LytR/AlgR family response regulator transcription factor, which translates to MNLKCLIIEDELPAQRVLKNYISDVPYLELCGTFKSAMDALATVQSQDIDLLFLDINLPKISGLNFLRSLKNPPKVIITTAYPDYAHEGFELDVVDYLLKPFSFERFIQALSKLKAETGNRESESAGPGWDYQHRYAFVKVDKTLHRVDFNNIKYIESDKDYVNIVRDGENLMLLQTLKHWQNMLPDQSFARVHKSYIVNIARIDKIVGNQIKIEDAVIPIGRYYKQDFMDKIEPIS; encoded by the coding sequence ATGAACCTGAAATGTTTGATCATTGAGGACGAGCTGCCTGCCCAGCGTGTGCTTAAGAATTATATTTCCGATGTCCCCTATCTTGAGCTATGCGGTACCTTTAAAAGTGCAATGGACGCACTGGCAACCGTTCAGTCGCAGGATATCGACCTGCTATTTCTGGATATCAATCTGCCCAAAATATCGGGATTGAATTTTCTCAGGTCTCTGAAAAATCCACCGAAAGTAATTATCACCACTGCTTATCCTGATTATGCTCATGAGGGCTTTGAGCTAGACGTGGTAGACTACCTGCTTAAGCCTTTTTCCTTCGAGCGATTTATACAGGCTCTTTCAAAGTTAAAAGCGGAAACAGGCAACCGGGAATCGGAATCGGCAGGACCCGGTTGGGACTATCAGCACCGGTATGCTTTTGTAAAAGTAGATAAAACGCTACACCGGGTGGATTTCAATAATATTAAATACATTGAGTCAGACAAAGATTATGTGAATATCGTCAGGGATGGTGAGAACCTGATGCTACTGCAAACCTTAAAGCACTGGCAGAATATGCTGCCTGATCAAAGCTTTGCCAGGGTCCATAAATCCTACATTGTCAATATTGCCCGTATCGATAAGATTGTAGGAAACCAGATAAAGATTGAAGATGCCGTCATACCCATAGGGCGTTATTACAAGCAGGATTTTATGGACAAAATTGAACCCATTTCCTGA
- a CDS encoding metal-dependent hydrolase, with protein MDTLTQVTLGAAVGEAVLGKKIGNKGAAWGAAFGVLPDLDVLANPFVSEVQEIIIHRGISHSLFFSVVAAPVFGYMLYRKYKTGPASWRDWSLMVFLTILTHIFIDACTGYGTQVFQPFSNYSLSFNTIFIIDPFYTLPLLIGIVTALFMRWGSARRWANYIGLGLSSLYMLAGFGIKNHVDTVFEQNFEEQQISVERFMTTPMPLTEFLWVGYAISGDKIYTGLYSIFDDDTDITFRKLDMNRELVQPYKEQLPVERILWFSHGYFLAEKSEDHFKMHDIRFGRSDLWFSTQQAPMVWTYNLTFNEDSTRVTGFKHQEPAFEFSRERFGKLIDRITGE; from the coding sequence TTGGATACCCTAACACAAGTTACCCTGGGCGCTGCCGTCGGCGAGGCGGTGCTGGGCAAGAAAATAGGCAATAAGGGAGCTGCATGGGGTGCTGCATTCGGGGTACTGCCCGATCTGGATGTGCTGGCAAATCCATTTGTATCCGAGGTGCAGGAAATTATCATTCACCGTGGGATCAGCCATTCGCTCTTTTTTAGCGTCGTGGCAGCACCTGTGTTCGGTTATATGCTCTATCGCAAGTATAAAACAGGTCCGGCATCCTGGAGAGACTGGAGTCTAATGGTTTTTCTTACCATACTGACCCATATTTTTATTGATGCCTGCACAGGGTATGGAACACAGGTCTTTCAACCATTCAGCAACTATTCTCTGAGTTTCAATACCATCTTTATCATTGATCCTTTTTACACCCTCCCCCTTTTAATTGGAATTGTTACTGCACTCTTCATGAGATGGGGTTCAGCCCGAAGATGGGCAAATTATATCGGACTCGGATTGAGTTCCCTGTATATGCTGGCCGGTTTCGGGATCAAAAACCACGTGGATACTGTATTTGAACAAAACTTTGAGGAGCAGCAGATTTCGGTCGAACGGTTTATGACCACTCCAATGCCGCTAACTGAGTTTCTCTGGGTGGGCTATGCCATATCCGGGGATAAAATTTATACCGGACTCTACTCGATCTTTGATGATGATACAGACATAACATTTCGAAAACTTGATATGAACCGGGAATTGGTACAACCCTATAAAGAGCAGTTGCCGGTTGAACGCATCCTATGGTTCTCCCACGGGTACTTTCTTGCTGAAAAAAGTGAGGATCATTTTAAGATGCATGATATCCGTTTCGGCCGGTCAGATCTTTGGTTTAGTACGCAACAGGCACCCATGGTGTGGACCTATAACTTAACATTCAATGAGGATTCTACGCGCGTGACCGGCTTTAAGCACCAGGAGCCGGCATTTGAATTTAGTCGGGAGCGTTTTGGTAAGCTTATTGACCGGATTACCGGTGAATAA
- a CDS encoding Gfo/Idh/MocA family protein — MNKVRWGVLSTAKIAVKDVIPAMQQGTNSKVVAIASRDPEKAEKVADKLGIEKAYGSYEKLLESNEVDAVYNPLPNHLHVNWSIKALQAGKHVLCEKPIALSHVEAQQLLFEARKYPGLKIMEAFMYRHHPRWKKVRELIRSGAIGELKTVRSFFSYFNDDPDNIRNKPEMGGGSLMDIGCYCISVPRFLFEDEPTRVIGSMEIDPELKIERLTSAILSFPSGSATFTSATQLTRHQSVSVFGTEGKIEIPMPFNPTSEIPTVLHLENNTGEEEISFEPCNQYTLQGDHFSKAIIDDSNVPTGLEDAVANMKVIDALNESNNEGGWVSC, encoded by the coding sequence ATGAATAAAGTTCGATGGGGTGTTTTAAGTACAGCAAAAATTGCAGTGAAAGATGTTATACCGGCGATGCAACAGGGTACCAATTCCAAGGTAGTTGCTATAGCCTCCCGGGACCCGGAAAAAGCTGAGAAGGTGGCCGATAAACTTGGCATCGAAAAAGCTTATGGTAGCTATGAAAAGCTCCTGGAAAGTAATGAGGTGGACGCTGTGTATAATCCCTTGCCCAACCATCTCCATGTTAACTGGTCCATTAAAGCATTACAGGCAGGTAAACATGTGCTCTGCGAAAAACCGATTGCCCTCTCACATGTAGAAGCACAACAACTGCTGTTTGAAGCCCGAAAATATCCCGGCCTAAAAATTATGGAAGCCTTTATGTATCGCCATCATCCTCGATGGAAAAAAGTCCGTGAGTTGATACGTTCAGGTGCCATCGGTGAACTTAAAACGGTGAGATCATTTTTTTCATATTTCAATGATGACCCCGATAATATACGTAACAAGCCGGAAATGGGAGGTGGCAGTCTCATGGACATAGGATGCTATTGCATTTCAGTCCCTCGTTTCCTGTTTGAAGATGAACCGACAAGGGTGATCGGCTCCATGGAAATAGATCCTGAATTAAAAATTGAGCGTCTCACATCTGCGATTCTTTCTTTCCCATCCGGTTCAGCCACCTTTACCTCTGCCACCCAGCTTACACGCCATCAAAGCGTTTCAGTATTCGGAACTGAAGGAAAGATTGAGATACCCATGCCCTTTAATCCGACATCCGAAATTCCCACGGTACTTCATCTCGAAAATAACACCGGTGAGGAGGAGATAAGTTTTGAACCTTGCAACCAGTATACTCTTCAGGGTGACCACTTTTCCAAAGCTATAATCGATGATAGCAACGTGCCCACCGGACTTGAAGATGCCGTAGCCAATATGAAAGTGATAGATGCCCTCAACGAAAGCAATAACGAAGGTGGCTGGGTGAGCTGCTAA
- a CDS encoding DUF1304 domain-containing protein — protein MSLYAQSSVVLIVLLHFSFMVLEMFLWDKPVGLKIFNHSKELAAKTKVLAANQGLYNGFLAAGLIWGLFRGSHGIETVLFFLACILVAGIFGAVTAKKSILYIQAFPAAIAILLIHFT, from the coding sequence ATGTCACTCTATGCCCAGTCATCCGTTGTTCTTATCGTTCTGCTGCATTTCAGTTTCATGGTTCTAGAGATGTTTCTGTGGGATAAACCGGTAGGTCTCAAGATTTTCAATCATAGCAAAGAACTTGCCGCAAAAACCAAAGTCCTCGCTGCCAACCAGGGTCTCTATAACGGTTTTTTAGCTGCGGGACTCATTTGGGGATTGTTTCGCGGAAGCCATGGAATAGAGACCGTACTTTTCTTTCTGGCCTGTATATTAGTCGCCGGAATTTTCGGTGCTGTAACAGCTAAAAAATCTATCTTATACATTCAGGCCTTTCCGGCTGCAATAGCAATTCTGTTGATCCATTTTACCTGA